From Candidatus Methylomirabilis tolerans, the proteins below share one genomic window:
- a CDS encoding cache domain-containing protein, whose protein sequence is MKRRALYGGIFILFGVVFLLASPGLSATPEPQSEQAKQIKALVNKTVTFIESKGKGAFPELKKKDSEWYKGDTYIFVNDMNGTVLLLPTEPELEGKNLIDMKDANGKLWMRAFIETAKTRGSGWVDYMWPKPGTDKPSKKISYIKKAKMPDGKMVFVGAGMYVE, encoded by the coding sequence ATGAAAAGAAGAGCATTGTACGGGGGGATCTTCATCCTTTTTGGCGTCGTATTCCTGCTTGCTTCCCCAGGGCTTTCTGCAACCCCAGAGCCACAATCTGAACAGGCAAAACAAATTAAGGCTCTCGTCAACAAAACAGTAACCTTCATAGAGAGTAAAGGAAAAGGTGCTTTTCCTGAATTGAAGAAGAAGGACAGCGAATGGTACAAAGGAGACACCTATATCTTCGTCAATGATATGAACGGAACTGTCCTTTTGCTTCCTACCGAACCGGAACTCGAGGGGAAGAATTTAATTGACATGAAGGATGCCAATGGAAAACTTTGGATGCGCGCGTTTATAGAGACAGCGAAAACCAGAGGGTCGGGATGGGTAGATTATATGTGGCCCAAACCGGGGACAGACAAGCCTTCCAAAAAGATAAGCTATATCAAGAAGGCGAAAATGCCCGACGGAAAAATGGTCTTCGTGGGTGCCGGCATGTATGTCGAGTAA